A part of Rattus norvegicus strain BN/NHsdMcwi chromosome 4, GRCr8, whole genome shotgun sequence genomic DNA contains:
- the Llcfc1 gene encoding sperm-egg fusion protein LLCFC1 precursor: MTSLGSQLHRATFLTAVLLLLQVKGVKTLKGSASLDGDKSPKEKMSSKDQGEQQYEEHFVASSVGELWQVVDMAQQEDTNSKASAIRDHLFDLAFCFNLASIVFFL, translated from the exons ATGACTTCTCTGGGCTCCCAGCTCCACAGAGCAACATTCCTGACAGCTGTGCTGCTACTGCTGCAAGTAAAAGGGGTGAAGACTCTGAAGGGCAGTGCGAGCCTGGATGGTGACAAGAgtccaaaagaaaaaatgtcttcTAAAG ACCAGGGTGAGCAGCAGTATGAAGAACACTTTGTGGCTTCATCGGTGGGTGAGCTGTGGCAGGTGGTAGATATGGCCCAGCAAGAAGACACAAACTCCAAAGCATCAGCTATCCGGGACCACCTCTTTGATCTAGCCTTCTGCTTCAACCTGGCCAGCATTGTGTTTTTTTTATGA
- the Llcfc1 gene encoding sperm-egg fusion protein LLCFC1 isoform X1 — protein sequence MEEKEEKRCWQGLHRATFLTAVLLLLQVKGVKTLKGSASLDGDKSPKEKMSSKDQGEQQYEEHFVASSVGELWQVVDMAQQEDTNSKASAIRDHLFDLAFCFNLASIVFFL from the exons atggaagagaaggaggaaaagcgATGCTGGCAAGGG CTCCACAGAGCAACATTCCTGACAGCTGTGCTGCTACTGCTGCAAGTAAAAGGGGTGAAGACTCTGAAGGGCAGTGCGAGCCTGGATGGTGACAAGAgtccaaaagaaaaaatgtcttcTAAAG ACCAGGGTGAGCAGCAGTATGAAGAACACTTTGTGGCTTCATCGGTGGGTGAGCTGTGGCAGGTGGTAGATATGGCCCAGCAAGAAGACACAAACTCCAAAGCATCAGCTATCCGGGACCACCTCTTTGATCTAGCCTTCTGCTTCAACCTGGCCAGCATTGTGTTTTTTTTATGA